A portion of the Parasedimentitalea marina genome contains these proteins:
- a CDS encoding dihydrodipicolinate synthase family protein, which yields MTKAKRGIYAAAISPFHADGSLDTDKLTGYCRHLVTDGGCDGVAPTGTTGEGSSVAMRDRLGLPQAFQAAGFKSDQVIFGTGAPAIGDSIALTKAALEAGFCNVLVLPPYYYKNVSDDGLFAAYARLVEQVGSDDLRVYLYHFPQMSQTPLSPELVVRLRKAFGPIIAGLKDSSGDFEQSRAIVEATGGISEGFDVYPSSEAMLWQGLSIGTAGIISGSTNIFGALAQTALQTSDGPERETAMAAVKRARAMASKYPMMAAMKQAEAWRTGDDTWTRMGPPLVGLTSDQQAAFRADLAAVHSA from the coding sequence ATGACCAAGGCTAAACGCGGCATCTATGCGGCAGCAATTTCACCGTTCCACGCGGACGGATCGCTCGATACTGACAAGCTGACGGGGTATTGCCGCCATCTTGTAACCGACGGTGGCTGTGATGGCGTTGCCCCTACCGGCACAACAGGCGAAGGCAGTTCTGTTGCGATGCGCGACCGACTGGGCCTACCACAAGCGTTTCAAGCCGCTGGGTTCAAATCCGATCAAGTGATTTTCGGAACTGGTGCGCCAGCAATTGGCGACAGCATTGCATTAACCAAAGCTGCGCTTGAGGCTGGATTTTGTAATGTACTGGTGCTGCCGCCCTACTATTACAAAAACGTATCCGATGATGGTTTGTTTGCCGCCTACGCCAGACTGGTCGAACAGGTTGGCAGTGATGATCTGCGGGTCTATCTTTACCACTTTCCGCAGATGTCCCAAACCCCGCTGTCACCCGAACTGGTGGTGCGGTTGCGCAAGGCCTTTGGTCCCATCATCGCCGGGTTAAAAGACAGCAGCGGTGACTTTGAACAAAGCCGTGCCATTGTCGAAGCTACTGGCGGCATTTCCGAGGGATTTGACGTTTACCCTTCCTCTGAAGCGATGCTGTGGCAGGGTCTGTCCATTGGAACGGCGGGTATCATCTCGGGCTCGACCAATATATTCGGCGCGCTGGCACAGACGGCATTGCAAACATCCGATGGCCCCGAGCGCGAAACCGCCATGGCAGCTGTAAAAAGAGCGCGGGCGATGGCGTCAAAATATCCGATGATGGCTGCCATGAAACAGGCCGAGGCCTGGAGAACCGGCGATGACACCTGGACCCGCATGGGCCCACCTTTGGTTGGCCTCACCTCTGATCAACAGGCCGCATTTCGAGCCGATCTAGCGGCGGTGCACTCCGCTTGA
- a CDS encoding SDR family oxidoreductase: MAYNLDLTGKTALITAAGQGIGRASALAFARAGAKVFATDINDITLTELDQVEGVAALKMDATSAENVESVLSDLGPLDVLFNCAGVVHAGNILDCPEDDWDFAFNLNVKAQYRLCKAVIPGMLAKGGGSIVNMSSVASSIKGVPNRFAYCASKAAVIGLTKSIAADFVTQGIRCNAICPGTVDSPSLHDRLRDTGDYDHAMKEFIARQPMGRVGDAEEIAALALYLASDASGFTTGQTHIIDGGWAT; this comes from the coding sequence ATGGCTTATAATTTAGATCTAACAGGAAAAACCGCATTGATAACGGCAGCTGGTCAAGGCATTGGCCGGGCCAGTGCGCTGGCTTTTGCCCGAGCCGGGGCAAAGGTCTTTGCGACCGACATCAATGACATAACCTTGACTGAACTGGATCAAGTCGAAGGCGTAGCCGCACTGAAAATGGATGCCACCAGCGCTGAAAACGTGGAGTCGGTTTTGTCCGATCTTGGCCCCTTGGACGTGCTGTTCAACTGTGCCGGCGTCGTGCACGCAGGCAATATTCTGGACTGTCCGGAAGACGACTGGGATTTCGCATTCAACCTGAATGTCAAAGCCCAGTACCGCCTATGCAAGGCTGTGATTCCTGGCATGTTGGCCAAAGGGGGCGGGTCTATTGTGAACATGTCGTCCGTGGCTTCGTCAATTAAAGGCGTACCGAACCGGTTTGCCTATTGCGCGTCCAAGGCAGCGGTGATTGGCCTGACAAAATCAATTGCTGCAGATTTTGTAACCCAGGGCATTCGCTGCAATGCCATTTGCCCCGGCACCGTTGACAGTCCCAGCCTGCACGACCGATTGCGCGATACCGGTGACTATGATCACGCCATGAAGGAATTCATCGCCCGCCAGCCTATGGGGCGCGTGGGGGATGCCGAGGAAATCGCGGCACTGGCGCTGTATCTGGCCTCCGATGCAAGCGGCTTTACCACTGGTCAGACACACATCATCGATGGCGGCTGGGCAACCTAA
- a CDS encoding cupin domain-containing protein encodes MSNGFSIRYHEVNVFSRGDGVETRLLVGKGCADETPFTSGTTVFPKGCGAPLHSHNCAEQVTILEGTAEAMIGGETIQLSKLDTSFVPANAPHYFRNTGDTPLVILWIYGARDVTRTFTETGETVPHMSSGDQV; translated from the coding sequence ATGTCGAACGGGTTTTCCATCAGGTACCATGAGGTAAATGTATTCAGCAGGGGGGACGGCGTTGAAACCCGTTTGCTTGTGGGTAAGGGCTGTGCAGATGAGACGCCGTTTACCAGCGGCACAACGGTCTTTCCCAAAGGCTGTGGTGCGCCGCTGCATTCTCATAATTGCGCTGAACAGGTGACCATTCTGGAGGGCACTGCCGAAGCAATGATCGGCGGGGAGACGATCCAGCTGAGTAAGCTGGATACGTCTTTTGTCCCCGCCAATGCACCGCATTACTTTCGCAATACTGGCGATACGCCACTTGTCATTTTGTGGATCTACGGAGCCCGCGATGTGACCCGAACCTTTACCGAGACCGGGGAAACTGTCCCCCATATGTCGTCCGGCGATCAAGTTTGA
- a CDS encoding PACE efflux transporter encodes MSFKERILHMILFEAIALITFIPISMFVTKQDGGKMAALGLAMTVIAMLWNFFYNWGFDVLFGEKRILRTFATRLLHGFGFEMGIVVATFPLLMWALNESFMQVLIWDIGAVVFFFTFSVAFNWVYDHSRKRFIRSPEPDTP; translated from the coding sequence ATGAGTTTCAAAGAACGCATTCTACATATGATATTGTTTGAGGCTATCGCGCTAATTACCTTCATTCCGATTTCCATGTTCGTGACAAAGCAAGACGGCGGCAAGATGGCTGCTCTTGGCTTGGCTATGACAGTGATCGCGATGCTTTGGAACTTTTTCTACAACTGGGGATTTGATGTCCTTTTTGGTGAAAAACGGATCTTGCGTACGTTCGCCACCCGCCTCCTGCATGGTTTTGGGTTCGAAATGGGAATCGTGGTGGCGACCTTCCCTCTGCTCATGTGGGCGCTGAATGAAAGCTTCATGCAGGTGCTGATCTGGGACATCGGAGCTGTCGTCTTTTTCTTTACGTTCAGCGTCGCATTCAACTGGGTCTACGACCACAGCCGAAAACGGTTTATACGATCTCCCGAGCCGGACACGCCCTGA
- a CDS encoding Gfo/Idh/MocA family protein — MRQVEVAVIGAGWCGGIRAVTLSRSALVDKLHICEIRPERLEEIAAETNPATATTDYMDIINNPAIEVVYISTTPEQTHYPIARACMKAGKHVLLEKPLALELAEADELIALSHEKNVKFTVGYSQRFNPKIAFAKKSIADGTLGKVVNVMVSRHLSRNLGKKIANRVKLSPAAMESTHDLDFVFWLLEPAKPVRVYSQGAYGYMKDLNGSYDCMWSTVTMDDGTLVVIGGGWNLPPSYPNYCGTWIEITGTDGALILDDTSRDNWLNTVADGTQYPMSTMPGEQVDHVFAGQMGPETIHFLEAVLLDKDVMVSPEHARIVMETYSAADVSAEIDEPVKLPLSNQALAQLADMKAQNAG; from the coding sequence ATGAGACAAGTAGAAGTGGCCGTCATTGGTGCCGGTTGGTGCGGTGGTATCCGTGCAGTGACGTTGTCCCGGTCAGCATTGGTCGACAAGCTACACATCTGCGAGATCCGTCCCGAGCGTCTGGAAGAAATTGCAGCCGAGACCAACCCGGCGACCGCAACCACTGACTATATGGACATCATCAACAACCCAGCGATTGAGGTGGTCTACATCTCAACCACACCCGAGCAGACCCATTACCCCATCGCGCGCGCCTGCATGAAGGCTGGAAAGCACGTATTGCTGGAAAAGCCACTGGCTTTGGAACTGGCCGAAGCGGATGAGCTGATTGCGCTGTCGCATGAGAAGAATGTCAAATTCACCGTCGGCTATTCGCAGCGGTTCAACCCCAAAATCGCCTTTGCCAAGAAATCGATTGCCGATGGCACTCTCGGCAAGGTGGTCAATGTCATGGTCAGCCGCCACCTGTCGCGCAACCTAGGCAAAAAGATTGCCAATCGGGTGAAACTTTCGCCGGCAGCAATGGAATCCACTCATGATCTGGATTTTGTATTTTGGCTGCTTGAGCCGGCCAAACCGGTTCGGGTGTATTCGCAAGGCGCATATGGCTACATGAAGGATCTGAACGGATCTTATGACTGCATGTGGTCAACCGTGACCATGGATGACGGAACGCTTGTCGTGATTGGCGGCGGATGGAACCTGCCACCAAGCTACCCAAATTACTGTGGAACTTGGATTGAAATCACCGGTACGGACGGGGCTTTGATATTGGACGACACCAGCCGCGATAATTGGCTGAACACTGTTGCGGATGGCACTCAATATCCAATGTCCACTATGCCCGGCGAGCAGGTCGATCATGTTTTTGCGGGCCAGATGGGCCCAGAAACCATCCACTTCCTAGAGGCGGTGCTGCTGGACAAGGATGTAATGGTCTCGCCCGAGCACGCGCGGATCGTCATGGAAACTTATTCGGCCGCAGATGTATCTGCTGAGATTGACGAACCAGTCAAACTTCCGCTGTCAAACCAGGCGTTGGCCCAATTGGCGGATATGAAGGCTCAAAACGCGGGCTAA
- a CDS encoding pyridoxal phosphate-dependent aminotransferase — MTKLAPHSYLSDRAQALAASKIREVAEIGMGQTDVLPLWFGEGAWATSPLIVDAAVASLRAGNHKYQPNNGAPDLRDALASYSNGLFTSALNRENITVTPSGMQGLMLTAEILISPRDRVVVLEPGWPNLAGAFTAMGAALHSVTLAPKAGRWSLDLDDFLDALTPDTKAVLINSPNNPTGWTMTAAEQRIVLDHCRKHGIWIVADDVYTRLYRHAKHAPSFLSIADPDDLLISVNSFSKCWSMTGWRLGWLTAPKSLAAKLGQLTEFNTSCTAGFIQDAGRIAVTQGESEITDLQTKIATGYAIAADRLSQFDRVQFIQPDGAFYCFFKVDGLNDSFAAALEIIDKTKVGLAPGIAFGTQGEGYLRLCYAQPEPVLHDAFERLGTYLG, encoded by the coding sequence ATGACCAAATTGGCCCCTCATTCTTATCTTTCAGATCGCGCACAGGCCTTGGCAGCCTCGAAGATCCGTGAAGTCGCGGAAATCGGGATGGGACAAACCGATGTGCTACCCCTTTGGTTTGGCGAAGGGGCATGGGCGACAAGCCCGCTGATCGTGGATGCCGCCGTTGCATCGTTAAGGGCGGGCAATCATAAATACCAACCCAACAATGGGGCACCCGATCTTCGCGATGCGCTGGCCAGCTATTCGAATGGCTTATTCACATCGGCGCTGAACCGCGAAAACATAACGGTCACACCATCTGGAATGCAGGGGCTGATGCTGACGGCCGAAATTCTGATTTCGCCCCGGGATCGCGTGGTAGTCCTAGAGCCGGGCTGGCCAAACCTGGCAGGAGCATTCACGGCTATGGGCGCAGCATTGCATTCAGTAACACTCGCACCAAAAGCTGGGCGCTGGTCCCTTGATCTTGACGATTTTCTGGATGCGCTCACCCCAGACACCAAGGCTGTTCTGATCAATTCTCCGAACAATCCGACAGGTTGGACCATGACAGCGGCAGAACAGCGGATCGTTCTAGATCATTGCCGCAAACACGGAATTTGGATTGTCGCAGATGACGTCTACACACGGCTGTATCGTCATGCGAAACACGCACCATCATTCCTGTCGATTGCAGATCCTGACGATCTGTTGATCTCGGTAAACTCGTTTTCGAAATGCTGGTCGATGACCGGTTGGCGCCTGGGGTGGCTGACTGCCCCAAAGTCGCTCGCGGCCAAGTTAGGCCAGCTAACTGAATTCAATACCTCTTGCACCGCCGGCTTTATTCAAGACGCTGGTCGAATTGCCGTCACGCAAGGTGAAAGCGAAATCACCGATTTGCAAACCAAAATTGCAACGGGGTATGCCATTGCGGCGGACCGGTTGTCACAATTTGACCGTGTTCAGTTTATTCAGCCGGATGGCGCGTTTTACTGCTTTTTCAAAGTGGACGGCCTTAACGACAGCTTCGCAGCAGCACTGGAGATCATCGACAAGACGAAAGTGGGACTGGCCCCCGGCATTGCCTTTGGCACACAGGGCGAGGGCTACCTGCGTCTATGCTACGCCCAACCCGAACCCGTGTTGCATGATGCGTTTGAAAGACTCGGTACATATTTGGGATAG
- a CDS encoding Bug family tripartite tricarboxylate transporter substrate binding protein: MLKSTIKRVAATAVAAGFAVTASLGAAQAEYPEKPITMVIPLGAGGSHDLNARVITSIIPTYLNQAMIVRLTPGSGGQKGTQEVANSAADGYTLLFTHNYIDMLQQHVENLPYDPMEDFIPIARVNYAPAGIVVRADSPYQTFDDLVAAAQANPDSIRMSHSGNWGAFFVPAAQIMKARDFSLNLVPYKGGGPALQALLAGDSDVTMGFPSTLGSLLDAGTIRVLATAGSERMFDDVPTLAEVGVEGDIGFMHRVVLAPKGTPDDVVATLTDAFGKLVEDKTFTRMMGRLNETIDLLDGAEYQAMRQEQDAAYADLVKVLTSQ, encoded by the coding sequence ATGCTTAAATCAACTATCAAACGGGTGGCTGCAACCGCAGTTGCCGCTGGGTTCGCAGTGACCGCGTCATTGGGAGCAGCCCAGGCAGAGTATCCGGAAAAGCCAATCACTATGGTTATTCCACTGGGGGCCGGCGGCTCGCATGACTTGAATGCACGTGTGATCACTTCGATCATTCCTACGTATCTAAATCAGGCGATGATCGTCCGTCTGACACCTGGTTCGGGCGGCCAAAAAGGCACGCAGGAAGTCGCCAATTCGGCGGCCGACGGGTATACGCTGCTGTTCACGCACAACTATATCGACATGCTTCAGCAGCACGTTGAAAACCTGCCATACGATCCAATGGAAGATTTCATTCCAATTGCCCGGGTTAACTATGCGCCTGCTGGCATCGTGGTTCGGGCAGACAGCCCATATCAAACCTTTGACGATCTCGTCGCAGCGGCCCAGGCAAACCCAGACTCGATCCGGATGTCGCATTCGGGCAACTGGGGGGCGTTCTTTGTACCTGCAGCTCAGATCATGAAAGCACGGGATTTCAGCTTGAACCTGGTTCCTTACAAAGGTGGCGGACCAGCTCTGCAGGCGCTGCTTGCGGGTGATTCCGATGTGACGATGGGCTTCCCATCGACTTTGGGGTCGCTGCTTGATGCGGGGACCATTCGGGTTCTGGCAACTGCTGGTTCCGAGCGGATGTTCGACGATGTTCCTACTCTTGCTGAAGTTGGCGTAGAGGGTGACATTGGCTTCATGCACCGTGTTGTTCTGGCTCCAAAAGGCACGCCGGACGATGTGGTCGCCACCTTGACCGACGCCTTCGGTAAGCTTGTTGAAGATAAAACCTTCACACGTATGATGGGTCGCTTGAATGAGACCATCGATCTGCTGGATGGAGCGGAATACCAGGCAATGCGTCAAGAGCAGGACGCTGCCTATGCTGACCTCGTCAAAGTTCTGACAAGCCAGTAA
- a CDS encoding Ldh family oxidoreductase, whose product MPDFPALTPHDDLRAFIARCFRSCGMTETNAEQAAGLMARADLIGQDGHGVFRLPQYIRRIQAGGLDVNAQFRTVEERAATALIDGGNGLGHLVMNHATQLAMEKARTTGVAWVGARHSNHAGPASLYAAMPAEEDMIGIYVAVGSANHMPPWGGTEMLLSTNPISIALPSTNNPPIILDMATTVAAYGKVKTAAQRGETMPEGWMIDKNGQPLTDPNRASEGFLLPIGGPKGYGLSLIFGILAGTLNGAAFGREVVDFNADSETTTNTGHFVIALDIKAFADPAQFKSDIDKIWQEMKSSPRLPGFDSIRLPGERLAQVTQERSEHGIPLPATLLAVLNTLAQDLGVAPL is encoded by the coding sequence ATGCCCGATTTTCCCGCCTTGACGCCCCATGATGACTTGCGCGCCTTCATTGCGCGTTGCTTTCGATCATGCGGCATGACCGAGACCAATGCAGAGCAGGCGGCGGGCTTGATGGCCCGTGCTGATCTTATTGGTCAGGATGGGCATGGCGTTTTCCGACTGCCGCAATACATCCGCCGCATTCAGGCCGGTGGGCTGGACGTCAACGCGCAGTTTCGTACCGTTGAAGAGCGTGCCGCCACAGCCTTGATTGATGGTGGCAACGGGTTGGGGCATTTGGTCATGAACCATGCCACACAGCTGGCCATGGAGAAAGCCAGAACCACCGGCGTAGCCTGGGTTGGGGCACGGCACTCGAACCACGCGGGTCCGGCCTCGCTTTATGCCGCGATGCCGGCAGAAGAAGACATGATTGGCATCTATGTGGCCGTCGGCAGCGCCAACCATATGCCTCCCTGGGGTGGCACCGAAATGCTGCTGAGTACGAACCCTATTTCTATTGCTCTGCCGTCGACCAACAACCCACCTATCATTCTGGACATGGCGACGACAGTTGCTGCCTACGGCAAGGTCAAGACGGCGGCCCAACGGGGCGAAACCATGCCCGAAGGCTGGATGATCGACAAAAACGGTCAACCGCTGACCGACCCCAACCGCGCCTCCGAGGGGTTTCTGCTGCCTATTGGCGGCCCCAAGGGTTATGGCCTGTCGCTGATTTTTGGAATTCTCGCGGGCACCTTGAACGGCGCAGCCTTTGGCCGTGAGGTCGTTGATTTCAACGCGGATTCTGAAACGACAACCAACACCGGACATTTTGTGATTGCGCTGGATATCAAGGCCTTTGCCGACCCGGCCCAGTTCAAATCGGATATTGATAAGATCTGGCAGGAGATGAAATCTTCGCCTCGGCTGCCGGGATTTGATAGTATTCGTCTGCCCGGAGAGCGGCTTGCGCAGGTGACACAGGAAAGATCTGAACATGGAATTCCCTTGCCAGCTACCTTGTTGGCTGTGTTGAACACGCTGGCGCAAGACTTGGGTGTTGCCCCGTTGTGA
- a CDS encoding FadR/GntR family transcriptional regulator, whose product MKGGSLARVRSWLKAESQPEGFKLPSERELAPQLGLSRTDLRKALLVLEAEGRLERRVGRGTFLCNAPADSTGLEAGTDTASLAERTGPMEAMNARLALEPELAQMAALQATRQQVSQLGALAQAMRVAPGWLAYEELDADFHDLLARSAGNSLLYELHRIVNAVRKVVVWRRLNPANQAPPTDYHSLDEHDAIVMALEHRDPAAARAAMRAHLRATIDAMTGDT is encoded by the coding sequence ATGAAAGGTGGTTCGCTGGCCAGGGTTCGATCCTGGTTAAAGGCCGAATCGCAACCCGAAGGTTTCAAGTTGCCGTCGGAACGTGAACTGGCCCCTCAATTGGGGTTAAGTCGGACAGATTTACGCAAGGCGCTATTGGTGTTGGAGGCCGAAGGGCGGTTAGAGCGCAGGGTTGGGCGGGGTACATTTTTGTGCAACGCGCCGGCTGACAGTACCGGACTTGAGGCTGGAACGGATACCGCCAGTCTGGCAGAGCGCACTGGGCCGATGGAGGCAATGAATGCGCGATTGGCGCTAGAGCCAGAGTTGGCTCAGATGGCTGCATTGCAGGCAACCAGACAGCAAGTCTCCCAATTGGGCGCACTTGCGCAGGCGATGCGGGTTGCACCCGGATGGCTCGCATATGAAGAGCTGGATGCCGATTTCCACGACCTTCTGGCACGAAGTGCCGGTAATTCGTTGCTGTATGAGTTACATCGAATCGTCAACGCGGTGCGTAAGGTGGTTGTCTGGCGTCGCTTAAATCCGGCCAATCAGGCACCGCCGACTGATTATCATTCGCTGGACGAGCATGACGCTATCGTCATGGCATTGGAACATCGCGACCCGGCTGCAGCACGAGCGGCGATGCGCGCGCACCTGCGGGCAACAATCGATGCGATGACTGGTGACACATAG
- a CDS encoding zinc-dependent alcohol dehydrogenase, giving the protein MNIKNTDVDSSWHGVTTSSRMPVPQSMKAWVLGDPEELTLKTKDVPVPGRSEALVRIDAVAICATDLEILTYGTPALIEGGAPFNKEFTPGHEYMGTIAALGPGVDEFEIGERVTVEIHAGCGQCKRCRMGMYTSCHNYGLNYGDTDKGHRANGFTTNGGFAEYAVNNINTMIRVPATMTDEEATLVVTAGTSMYGLTELGGLVAGESVVVIGPGPIGLLAVAVAKALGASPVILVGTRENRNQIGTKLGADIVINPKEEDVVARIKEITGKGADYVVDCAGNETTVNQAVHMTNRGGKICLAAFPKKAVNFDLGALAVNNIYLYGIRGEGRSATHRAMAFMAEKRFDASLIHTHTFPLEDLPTALRYARERIDDAIKVVVSMRQPTATTDQITEGKSQ; this is encoded by the coding sequence ATGAATATCAAAAATACAGACGTGGATTCCAGCTGGCACGGGGTCACCACCTCATCCAGAATGCCGGTGCCACAGTCGATGAAGGCCTGGGTCTTGGGCGATCCAGAAGAGCTAACACTGAAAACTAAGGATGTGCCTGTCCCTGGTCGCTCAGAGGCACTGGTTCGGATCGATGCGGTAGCCATCTGCGCCACCGACCTCGAGATCCTGACTTACGGCACCCCTGCCCTGATCGAGGGCGGGGCCCCTTTTAACAAAGAGTTCACGCCTGGCCACGAGTATATGGGCACAATCGCCGCTCTCGGCCCCGGTGTGGATGAGTTTGAAATTGGCGAGCGGGTCACCGTTGAAATTCACGCCGGTTGCGGCCAATGCAAACGATGCCGCATGGGCATGTACACGTCCTGTCACAACTACGGTCTGAACTACGGCGACACCGACAAGGGCCATCGGGCCAATGGCTTCACCACCAACGGCGGCTTTGCCGAATATGCGGTGAACAACATCAACACCATGATCCGCGTTCCCGCCACTATGACTGACGAGGAGGCGACGCTGGTGGTTACTGCCGGTACGTCGATGTACGGCCTGACCGAATTGGGCGGGTTGGTCGCAGGTGAAAGCGTCGTTGTGATTGGCCCGGGACCTATCGGATTGCTGGCAGTTGCAGTGGCCAAGGCCCTTGGGGCCTCGCCTGTGATCCTGGTTGGCACCCGCGAAAACCGCAACCAGATCGGCACCAAGCTGGGTGCGGACATAGTCATCAACCCAAAAGAAGAAGACGTTGTCGCCCGGATCAAAGAGATCACCGGCAAGGGTGCGGACTATGTGGTCGACTGCGCCGGCAATGAAACAACCGTCAATCAGGCGGTGCATATGACCAATCGTGGCGGCAAGATCTGTCTGGCCGCCTTTCCCAAGAAAGCCGTTAATTTTGATCTGGGGGCCTTGGCGGTCAATAATATCTACCTGTACGGCATCCGTGGCGAGGGCCGATCAGCCACCCATCGGGCCATGGCCTTTATGGCCGAGAAGCGGTTCGATGCCAGCCTGATCCACACACATACATTTCCATTGGAAGACCTGCCAACTGCGCTACGCTACGCGCGTGAACGCATCGATGACGCTATCAAAGTCGTTGTTTCAATGCGCCAGCCAACGGCAACTACGGACCAAATCACCGAAGGTAAATCACAATGA
- a CDS encoding NAD(P)-dependent oxidoreductase codes for MRDSVGIFGLGLIGMTLARRLISAGYTVTGTDPRTEQLDRLNALGGTGGSPDEVWQADVIFSAVFDTGQLEDLIANAPVGARRAIASFSTCDPGQMAGIAVKAMAKGWHLLETPISGTSRQLSAGEAVFFVAGDKDQASRLDVILKALGKAHYYVGALGNGNRTKLAINLVLGLNRAALAEGIVFAQSMGLDAASFLELAQKSAAQSQVMAGKGPLMVAQDFEAQGRISQSAKDFRLIQDTAQATGQHLPFVETYGAMMDDCLNNAEGDLDNSAIILAIARSRSDS; via the coding sequence GTGCGGGACAGCGTAGGAATTTTTGGTTTAGGCCTGATTGGCATGACGCTTGCCCGGCGCTTGATTTCTGCCGGATACACGGTCACCGGAACCGACCCTCGAACAGAACAGCTGGACAGGTTGAATGCCCTTGGTGGTACCGGAGGCTCCCCAGATGAGGTGTGGCAGGCGGACGTCATTTTTTCTGCGGTATTCGACACCGGTCAACTGGAGGACCTGATTGCAAATGCGCCGGTTGGGGCTAGGCGCGCAATTGCATCCTTCAGTACCTGCGATCCCGGTCAAATGGCCGGGATCGCGGTCAAAGCAATGGCCAAAGGCTGGCATTTGCTAGAAACACCAATTTCTGGCACCAGCCGACAGTTAAGCGCTGGCGAGGCGGTCTTTTTCGTCGCCGGTGACAAAGATCAGGCCTCTCGATTAGACGTCATTCTGAAAGCACTGGGCAAGGCGCACTACTATGTTGGCGCCCTTGGCAATGGCAATCGGACCAAGCTAGCCATCAACCTGGTCCTGGGCTTGAATCGCGCCGCTTTGGCTGAAGGCATTGTTTTTGCGCAAAGCATGGGTCTGGACGCGGCTTCATTTCTTGAACTCGCACAAAAATCAGCAGCACAGTCGCAGGTGATGGCAGGAAAGGGGCCGCTGATGGTGGCGCAAGACTTCGAGGCTCAGGGTAGAATTAGCCAGTCTGCCAAGGATTTTCGCCTGATACAGGACACTGCACAGGCAACAGGTCAGCATTTGCCCTTTGTCGAGACCTATGGTGCGATGATGGATGACTGCCTGAATAACGCTGAGGGGGATTTGGACAATTCGGCGATCATTTTAGCCATTGCCCGGTCACGTTCCGACAGCTAA
- a CDS encoding GntR family transcriptional regulator, whose protein sequence is MTKPQKPVKSTRYQEVADALRVEIASATYKIGQCLPTEHELCQRFSASRFTVRKAIDVLRDLGLLESRSGYGTFVVSLRPQEKVVQTLSSFEELLQYPAETYRKQIEAKTITASPELALLLQASAGQEWVWLQAMRLAVHSEAAISWLEAYIAPELADVVELPNPSGASLLRQIQDTHDVHAANAQVEVFVTTIDDKLALPLKVQQGVPALGIVRRYRNENGQVYLVTHSIHPENRFRLNFELERQN, encoded by the coding sequence ATGACCAAGCCTCAGAAACCCGTAAAAAGCACTCGGTATCAGGAAGTCGCTGATGCGCTGCGCGTGGAAATCGCCTCGGCGACGTACAAAATTGGTCAATGTCTTCCCACCGAACACGAGCTTTGCCAAAGGTTTTCGGCCAGCCGGTTTACTGTGCGCAAGGCGATCGACGTGTTGCGTGATCTAGGGCTGCTTGAGTCTCGGTCTGGATATGGAACTTTTGTTGTCTCGTTGCGGCCACAGGAAAAGGTCGTACAGACATTGTCTTCGTTTGAAGAGTTGCTGCAATATCCGGCAGAGACCTATCGCAAGCAAATAGAGGCGAAGACCATTACTGCCTCGCCCGAACTGGCATTGCTGTTGCAGGCGTCAGCCGGTCAGGAGTGGGTTTGGCTGCAGGCCATGCGGCTGGCCGTGCATTCCGAGGCGGCGATCTCTTGGCTGGAAGCCTATATTGCGCCTGAATTAGCTGATGTCGTTGAGCTTCCCAACCCGTCTGGGGCTTCACTGCTAAGGCAAATCCAGGACACCCATGACGTGCACGCAGCCAACGCGCAGGTCGAGGTCTTTGTCACAACTATCGACGACAAACTGGCACTGCCGCTTAAAGTTCAGCAAGGTGTCCCAGCCCTTGGGATTGTCCGACGGTACCGCAACGAGAATGGACAAGTTTATTTGGTGACTCACTCCATTCATCCAGAAAACCGGTTCCGTTTGAACTTTGAATTAGAGCGTCAAAATTAG